A window of Rosa rugosa chromosome 7, drRosRugo1.1, whole genome shotgun sequence genomic DNA:
ATCGTCCTCCCTAATCCAATCCAATATGGTTAATTTCTATAGCATTTCCATTCTCATACTTGCGTTTTTATGTGCAGTCAACATGTTCTATTTTCATTTTACTCCATTGTTAGGATGTTGCTGAAAAAATTTCATAGTACTATTGTTACTATATTTTTGACTTTTGACGAATAATATTTTGTCGGCACGAGTTATTTAATTTTATGTTTTGCAAACAAAATTTATTTCTCTTTAATAGTGAAAGTGagtcatttcaaaaaaaaaaaaaaaatagtgaaagTGTGTTACTTGATGAGGCAAGTCAAACAATCAGTTCTTTTCAGTCATGTAGTTGGAGTTACGCTAATAGAGTTTGTAAATTGTAATAAGATTGTCCATTGTGTGGCTAGAGCCTCTTTGGTGCTATATTTTGTAACATTTTGGTGGAGAATGATGCCGGAATGGTTCGTTCCAATTATTGCAACAGATAAGCAGTTTGAGATAGTTGTAGTGGAGAGTGGTATTCTTTCCATTGTCGACTTGTGATGGGGTTTAATGTGGTTATTATATATTTCTTGATTGTAtgtttttcaaaatttgaataTAAACTATCATcggataaaaaaataataataattgtctaataataataataataaatttccCTTTCCTTTTACCCCAAGACCGGTGCAAAGAACTAATAAAAGGAACCCCAAGACATGCCTCATGGTCACGCATTGATACACATATTATAGAATCATAGGTAATGTCGAGGTACTATGAATAAGTCAAAGAGTACACTTGGTGGTTTCTTGGAAATGGAAGCAATAGATTATGGGTTCTCATAATCTTACTTCATAAGACTTATCAGGAATGGACCAAAGACGTATGATTAAGGATCTTTAATATATGTCTCAGGCGTCAGGAATTCAGGTTGAACATGCTGAAAAAGTAAAATGAGGGCTACTTGgaaattaagaaaaaataaatgcaCGTTCCAAACTTAATTGACTACTAAAATATAGTAGTAAATGGAGTGACCGGGCAACTTTTGCAAATGGAAGACTTCTCTCCAGTATTGACATTTGATTATGAGAGATTATAATTTCCATTGATTATCTCcttcattaattattaattccatatacaattgACAAATCGTTCTCTTAATGTATGCTCTACCACCAACTTGATTCTCCTTTGATCATTCCATTCATCCTGCCATGATCCTCTCCTTGAACCCCTTTAGTTTTTCTGatcctttcccttttttttttttttttgaattatttttCTCTCGAGAGTATAACATTTTTAAGTAGTAAATACGGGTGAGGCTCTAAGTAGTAATATAATGATTCTATGAGGATTTTTAAATCAACGATTAGATTGCTTGTGTGTTGAATAAATATTTGAACTAATCATTCAATCAGTGATTGGAAAATCTTCATGGAGTCATCACTTTAAAGTTCTGATTAGAGACTCTCCTTagtaaatatttcttcttctttcccaaCCAAATAGTTTGAACTTTacacaaaaaattcaaaatcattggGAGCAGTACAAGCAGCAAAGAGAAGGGTTTATAGATTTCCTTACTTTTTCCCAgctttccaatattcaaatttcaTTGGTAGAGGGAATGAATTTTGAGGCACTtaaaaaatgtcaattttgaaatttattACAAGAGAAGTGAGAGATCAAAGTCAATGCATCGATTTCTCTGTTTAGATACATAAAATTGATGTGAGAAGATGGAAAATTTTATCTTAATTTGTATATAGATTCCTTATTTTTCTGTAGCTTTTACAATATTCAAATTTCATTAGCAGACAACATGTATGCATCCTAAGGCACTTCATTTTTAAACAGTTACAAGAGAAGTGAGAGATCATCAATTTTTCTGTTGAGCAGACGGAGGATTCAAACTTAAGACTTAGAGTGTGTTACACTGTTAGTGTATAGCTCAAAATATATCAACCAGTTTTTTTGTTCTTCGTGAACTCATGTCATGCACGCATTTAATTAAGCCAGATGAAATGTCTTCACTTATGATTTAATTCATAGAAGACATGCATGGCGGTGATACTGACAGAAGTTCTTCTTAGTTcatcatcatgcatatataACTAGTGATTTACCATGTAAATATATAATATCACATAAAGCTAACCCAAGAGTAATATGAAAATACCTTGATTAAGACTTCTTTTTGGTCAATATATACATAACTTGATTGACTCATAATTGTTAGCTCTGCACATTAAACATTCTCTCTGCAGCTTCCTTGATCAAACAGTAACGTACGTTTCAAAAAGTTTTTTTGACAAGGATTATTACTATATGCGTGAGAACTAGCTAGAACAGTAGAACGTATATATTTTTTGCGTGGAAGAAACTTCACAGCAAAATAGTATGGTCTGCAGGCCAGTCGATTAATTGGCCTCTTGCTTTTAATTCTTTCTAACAATTAGGGTTGTTGACTTATTGCCAAGTGCATGCCAAAGGCTCGGCTCAGGAAGACCCAGACTTGGTTCCATTTGAAGATGAGTGAGCCATACACTGTTTGACACTTGGAATCCTGGCCAGCTGTACGTGGTTCGATCGATGTAAACTAAGCAACCTAGCTACCCGCCTACCGTTGCCGCCAAGATGGCTTTGATCAGTTTGGCAATCAACATTATTCAAATAAGGTTAGGGTTCGAGTCGTCTGGGTCGTGGCCTGTAGGTGACGCCAATATATAGTCTTAGTCTTGGTTAGGCAAAAATATTGGAAACGTGTATTTCGGTTACAAAGAGAATTAGAGGTCAAGACAGACCATTGTATTAATTTTATTGTGGAAAACAAGGTGGAAGGAACCCAATTAATTGCATTTTGTCATGTTCGTTAGTTGGTTAGGTAGCAACCaacctaaattgactatgcatttGCATAATAGAGACGGAAAATATCTTTTTTCTTGGATTGAAATTTTTTACTACATCATTTTTCATATGAAAAGAGTTTAACAAACGAAAATCCTATTACcaattggaatttttttttattatatatcaGCGTATTTATATTTCATAATTCTTCTTATGTTGTATAGATAAATAATTGGAGTCTATTTAAAAAATCTATCATACACTGCATGTAATAGAAACTTGAGAACAAAATTCTTCACCAAATTGAATAATTATGCAGAACTCAACTATTAGAAACATCTGCTCCTATATATACGTAGGTTCAAAATTGGAATCTTGTATCTCCCTCTAGCCTACTCTTAACATTTGCAACCACAAAAAAAACTTGGTTTATTTTTAGGTCTAAATTAATTTCCAGGAATGGAGCTTGAGTTAGGAATTGTAAAGACTACAAGCTGCTGGAAACTTCGACACGATAGGCTATTCAACACGTCTTAACTAGGCGTCAATTAGAAAGCACGTATAAAACAAACCAAATGAGTCAATAACAATGAagagaataaaaaaattgagaatGGTAATTaagaaaactaaaattaagGACAgcataaattaaaattaatattCAAAGAGGGATGTCACAATTTTTTCCCTGACAAGTAATAGTTTCACACCGACCTCTCAGGTTTGGAACGCGTCCTGGAATATAGAGAGACTCGTTAATATTCAAGTAGCCAAACTTCCAAGCAATTAATTTCAGAGCCTTAAGCCGGTGGACTCTTCTCTATATATAGCTCGTTCAATCATTTCAGTTTCATAGTTCATAAAATCATCATACCTGTTCACCGTATATACACTAATACACACCCTCCTCTATTCTCATCtctcacaaacaaatcaaacttCTCTTAGTTCTCTTTTATTTGTCGAAGGAATCAGACCTCATGGCGGCCAAGCTTCCATTGGTTCTCTTCCTCTCCTCCCTCTTCATCCATGCAGCTCTAGGTACATAAATGTCTCTTTCTGAAAATGTTCGAGTGCGGACCATAATATATGAGGGTTCAAGGATTGAACACACTCGGATCGAGAACATCCGCACTTGAACCCGCATCTTGTGTTTTCCAAATCTTAGATTACTTGTTGTATTAAGTTCTTTCTGTTGGTTTTCTCAGCTGCTTTTGTATGTGAGGATTTGCCAAATGATGTTTGCGCATTTTCGGTGTCATCTGCCGGGAAAAGATGTTTAATCGAGACGATGGCAAAGAACGATGGAAGCGTAGAGTACCAGTGCAGGACATCAGAGATTGTGGTTGAGGGTTTGGCCGAGTACATGGAGACAGATGAGTGTGTGAATGCTTGCGGTGTTGATAGAAAGTCCGTCGGAATTTCCTCCGATGCCCTTCTTGAGCCTCAGTTTATGGGCAAGCTTTGCTCTCCCAACTGTTACCAGAAGTGCCCCAACATTGTTGAACTTTACTTCAACTTGGCCGCCGGAGAGGGTAAGTTACCTAATTCACATTGTTGTTACTTTAACAATTAAATATAAAACATTCCCATCCTTAGGACCCAAACTCTAAAACAAAGTAGAACAAATGTGTATTTTGTTCACAAAGGCAGCTAAGAATCTTTCCGGTTTCTTGCATGGTGATGCTTCCCTTTCATTGTCTGCCCATGATGGTGTAATGATACCTTCCTTGTGATAAATACTTTCCTTTCCattaaagagaaaagaaactATGCAATGAAAATACGtagtaaattaattaatttaatgtTCCTGAAAATGCAGGAGTGTTCTTGCCTGATCTGTGTGAGAGACAACGATCCAACCCTCGCCGTGCCATGATTGAACTGATGAGCTCCGGCGATGCAGCCCCTGGTCCTATTTCATCAGAAGACATACATGCCGCCCCTGGCCCCGCTTCAGATTACTTCCCCGCTTCTTCCCCTGTTCCTTCTCCAGCTCCTTTCTAATGGTGCTATGTGATTTCTTCTTCATCACATTGTTTCATTTAATcattttcaatatatattagTGTAAACTGAGCGAGAAATAATTAATGTCTAGCAAAGAAATAGACCTAAAGGGTGTTTGGTTGTGTGATTCGTTTTTCTTTTCTCGATGGGGtagctgtcacgccccgaattttaaatacaattaaaatccgaaacatgaattatacaacttaatagaataaacgtcctgaatttttttctcacaacaaccacacttcacacctcttaataatacatctcacaatttacaaagctgtaaactgaaacaaaaactctaacccgcacgatctccgccttgatcttcctgacctgtaggatttcccgctacaccatttgaatttaatagtgcaccgggaattggcaacaacacaaaacccggtaagctttaaagaaatctttaaagctcgtatgagtaaacaagaaagaactgttgattttaaattacaattcttataactcaacaacacaaccaacaatctcaacatccacgacgcaaacgtcaaaccaattcaatatcaccactttggtcctatctcacaacactatcaccactttggtcccatcccataacacgttagagctctaactgcctcgttacctctgacaccttggcctagggtcaagcaacggcaaaaatacttcggttaacactataaccgtcgcgctttggacatccccgtcctcagcaccatatacttcggttaataataaaccgtcgcgctttggacatccccgtcctcagcacacaacttcggttaataataaaccgtcgcaccttggacatccccgtcctcagtacacaaacactccggttatccttaaccgtcgaacttcggacacctcgtcctcagaatcctactttctccaactctatacatcctccaatgtaaatcttgaatattaacaagaactcatcaatcatgttcatcacataaaaatatggtaagtcacatgtcaattcataataatttaatcatcccaattccacactcttcaatgtcacaccattcacatataatcacgtaaatatatatatacgtaattatccgctcagggataatcactaataccaactatagttcacatgcaataaaactgagaaattcatttgtatagtaaaaatcattttacttacccatggaccgtagttgatcaagtccatatgattttaaaacaaatatttattccataaatattttcacgcaattacgacaaaataaggtaattaaatttattcggttcgtaatatgaaccacgtgaggtttactcacctctaatccagctgcgtcttctaaaaagccaaatacatcaatccgaatcgtccaccaaatcaatccgtcgataacctaatccaataatgatcttaacttagccaacaactcataaatgtaattaaacgacgatccaacggtcagatctgaatataatgatgatccaacggtcggattcaaattaaacgatgatccaacggtcggatctgaatttaatgatgatccaacggtcggatcctcacggatcgcccttaggatcatcctccaaaattatcacgaagatccaacggtcagatcttcctgaatcgcccttactaacatctccacaaaattatatgaaaatccgacggtcggattctcacgaatcgccttccgaataactatttctcaattatacgaggATCCAACTGTCGGATCTTCGCctgtgacctcacaaagtcatcgggacagtcatacgatcaacatactaaaatttgaagtaaaaccgatggtctgatcttcacagatcgtaaaccgaagataaaacgtaaaaaaaccgtaaatagtaacgtaaaaacgtaaatccactatttatcaactttttctaacatgaccatgttatatatcaaaacgctcgtaaggatgcgtagatcatcacctagataataaaaactcaaaatatggtcgaatacgccgccacaagcggcggtcagtgggcggtcaacggcggtcaacgcggcggtcaaccacctccgatgcaaaagtcgtcaactacaaacttgttcaaaatgacgagttgatccactttcataactagcatgaagtctgaaaacgaaaggaagtggtcggaaattacctagaacagtcgaggtggccggaaaatttccagaatccggcgaaatttgcagaatccggcaaggcttgatttcgacgtcaaaacttcaatttcaggcttcgattccttctagagagttgttaagaaactcaagacgaacgcattggttcaagaatcacagaaaaatatggtctgtagctcgagatataccgatcgaaagcttcggtggtcggaaaatttgcagaattttgcagaatccggcgagggctccgatcgacgtaaaaacttcaatttcaggcctcgatgccttctagagagttgttaacaacatcaaggggaacccactggaaaaagaatcaatcaaaacgatgcactacagctcgagatataccgatcgaagcttcggttttcgatttgatcgggtctggcttccagccgccaccacgagtagcgccgccgtgcaaggccacttctgggagcttcaggacgttgaggcgagctcgtgggtgaagtttggtgaggattgttggccggtagcttgagatatcaagcttggaaccaaaacgagctcaaaccgggcggagcttcccgccgccgctggtggccgtgtcgtggttcaaggctgccacctgcagctgcgcaaggtcgaggcgaagctataggaagtgttctggtcttgattggtggccggtggagtgagagagagtttggagaagttttgctctgttttgggtggtttcggacgtgagagagagagaattcgtttcttagcttaattgattcgttcttccactcatgcataatcatgttaaagcaccggccttcaaattatgcaattgtccactaaccttaaatcacggaaccggtgtttgccaccaaattgtttgattaaaaaaaactaggttattacaatctaccctccttaaagaaatttcgtcccgaaatttaagcgcaagttaattgctctcgattacagttaacctaaccatcgaatctccatctttcccaaaactgtagtaatctacaaaaccacagccctttgtataaaaatacattcctatggccactaaatcctttcatcacaaacgtaaactcacacaacgagaattcacaaatgaaatcctcatccccacttaagtcatcaacatgacattccttcaccgcatcatttctcaaaattacaacacaacaattgcctcaagcaacccacactcaaatcaccacgtggcattgcacatatagctgttttcacacagatcgtcatcctgtactggcatacaagcacagtaaacactcccacaaagcgtttcgcttctcaattagcatcactcaaaacaaatcattctcaaaagcacgccaataaaacatgtcacccagtgatgatgacttgggcttgctcaatccttgggctaagcattagggctggccaattgggccgaagaaaccgaaccatccacatttagaACCGGctcgaaccaatttgggtttaacatttgggcctaccatttgggccgaacaattgggcctaccaatcgggccgaacaattgggcttactatttgggcctaccaacttccagctcggctacggtatgaaattgtacataccgtatatacgtatgcataccgtacagaccgtatatacgtatgcataccgtacagaccgtatatacgtatgcataccgtacagaccgtatatacgtatgcatactgtacaactgtatataagtatacataccgtacagaccgtatatacgtatgtataccgtacataccgtatatacgtccgtatatcaagcatatacgagatccaaaaatatttgtaagaggtaaggttcgaactccagaccccctaaaccaatgcttctctcccaaccactgaagcaagagctgctttcattaatagaagcacacgcgttatatttattatgtcctaagcgaacataaataaaatatatcagGAGGCAAGTCTCGAACTCCCGACCCTTTAAACCAATGCctcgctcccaaccactggagcacaagttgTGCTTAAtaaaatgtgtacaaattttatacttattatgtcataaacgaacataataaaaataaacgagaggcgaggttcgaacctcagacctcttgtacacgaactttacactcaaccactcgagcacggctgctcacgttattattcataccaatccttttatttaaaccaactgtttcaactgtttcaacaattcggcccaaaacatccaagactgttgcagaaacccagcccaacgtatccaaaactgttacagaaatccggcccaactcatccaaaactgtttcagaattccggcccaactcatccaaaactgtttctgaaactcggcccatcaggcctccacccacagctacagtgatgccttgatccgagacaggcccaagtacggcccacttgtgtcacggcttatcccttccgtgatttacggcagtcaaatctgctttcggctacagctgtctgccacagcgcctcgagattccctcggtccccttacacgctcaacacgcgccaacagcttttccgggtttcggggcgactttaatccaacgcgtggattcaaattctgagatcgttcatccaacggtggagatctgctcaccttgttctataaataggtgcattctggagacgcgactgttcactccaaaggaaaagaaattttcttccgagctcaagcctttctctctcaactcttcagcctttctcttctcaaatccccaggtttttttcactctcaaatcttcaatccttctctctcagatcttttcttccatttgaagattcgatctcttctttcctctgaactttcagatctccaataccccttcatcgaccttaatccttctaaggtcaatctcccacaaacactcaacaacttcgttcttcaatttacacttcctctcaactcatcaccatggaaccacgaactctgcaactaatggagctacaaacccagcaacaaatcgaggatggaggaaacaaccaagcagccgggagtagtgccaacacagatttctggcgaagccgtgccaggtgggttcctactccagatcaaataaggatcctcagggatctttactacgacaagggagttaagaccccaactacagagcagattcacgagatctgtctccagctgcaacagtatggacaggttgagggcaagaacatttatttttggttccagaatgtcagggctcgagagaagcagatgaagaggtgcaatcaggctgctcaagtgcccatgggaactagttctcctggtactggtggatccattgatctcaattttgggtccactggttctactggtgctggtggatccatcgacatcaattttgggccagctggtggatccattgacatcaattttgggtccactagttctactgatgatggtagatccattgatctcaactttggttccacctattctactggtaatgaaggatttcttgatttaaattttgtttcatattcttcctcacacttcaacactaataccagtacaactcttttggcacaacaggaggacaaacatccctgcaacaacgaggaggagatcaccaggaggttgaaactcttcctctgttccccgtgcacggcgaggacgtctttggtaacccgaagactacttctgaggaaggtagcgcatttggttactattctggtggctcaggcggttacaacagtggctctaacgtttctcttgagctcagcctcaacccatccggagctaccaattaggcttagtatagcgtagttccaatttcctttttgtaatattaaatcaataagattgcatgtatgtcgtttcttctttttgttaaaccaacaacaacaccaaggatcaaccttggtcacccaatactattttcaaaaccattgacaactctgctgcacacatcaatcataatgatttatcacaaacaatcaattaagttgcacagaggtcaagctagtatcctctgagtcaaaccaaacacaataatttcgtcgctagaattagggattaataaagctaaacacttcctgagttaactAGGAAAActcacatccttagagttactcgTGCTagtcttataaaatctcaaccattcccTCTAAAACATGCTCCATCAAACTTACCATAATTCAACCCTAAGATTTCACGATTCATACATCGAATCAACTCCATaccgcatagtaattcacttgaaccactatggatacccaatcatgtcactatcatcaatacccaaaattgtatTTAACCATTTCACCTAAAATCCATAACCATAGAAACACACTCTCGTCCAAGATCATTAACAAAGAGTTGATTCTAATTCTCCCCATTATCTATCAACTAAAAATCAAACtctatttcaaaactttaagtgtcccgtctacataaacttaaaacacaaaacaacctcaaatatatagtcgttcgtctcaatcactcaaacacgagatcaaactccttTCTCACAACTTAAACCCTGCTCATCAACTTACaaacacatggaagaattaaccacaataattcatTCCCAAACCGCAATACTACCCaccactccacatgagtcaagaatcaaatcaaaaacatCTGTATATCCAACCTAATAAGGCAAAAATTCcatcaattcatactcgtatccacactaggtacgtgcataggccaacatcatgccttcaaccaaacacctcaacatccaaaagaacctcacttccataaaacaatcaccCTAACTCAATAGAGTTAAATCCGAAGGTTTCCATCCCTTAAAGATTATAACTCGCGGTAACTGAACTTATtcaaatacgaacctacaagacaactctgTAGTTCTAAGTACTACTCCTTCGAATATTCAACACCTAAGaaatatagtatgcttggctaatacacgtataacacttaaaacacagtataagtcaaatacaagtccatattaaccaagtcaatactacagggaaggtgttaacgttcctaaaacgacttagcggcctaaacaacttccaacactcacacatacccaatgacttagccaataccgaagagcgcacgatggggatccgctgcagacgggccatcactcggaaggtattgacatgtcaccaaatatgtaccttacgctctgataccaaactgtcacgccccgaattttaaatacaattaaaatccgaaacatgaattatacaacttaatagaataaacgtcctgaatttttttctcacaacaaccacacttcacacctcttaataatacatctcacaatttacaaagctgtaaactgaaacaaaaactctaacccgcacgatctccgccttgatcttcctgacctgtaggatttcccgctacaccatttgaatttaatagtgcaccgggaattggcaacaacacaaaacccggtaagctttaaagaaatctttaaagctcgtatgagtaaacaagaaagaactgttgattttaaattacaattcttataactcaacaacacaaccaacaatctcaacatccacgacgcaaacgtcaaaccaattcaatatcaccactttggtcctatctcacaacactatcaccactttggtcccatcccataacacgttagagctctaactgcctcgttacctctgacaccttggcctagggtcaagcaacggcaaaaatacttcggttaacactataaccgtcgcgctttggacatccccgtcctcagcaccatatacttcggttaataataaaccgtcgcgctttggacatccccgtcctcagcacacaacttcggttaataataaacc
This region includes:
- the LOC133723458 gene encoding uncharacterized protein LOC133723458, producing the protein MAAKLPLVLFLSSLFIHAALAAFVCEDLPNDVCAFSVSSAGKRCLIETMAKNDGSVEYQCRTSEIVVEGLAEYMETDECVNACGVDRKSVGISSDALLEPQFMGKLCSPNCYQKCPNIVELYFNLAAGEGVFLPDLCERQRSNPRRAMIELMSSGDAAPGPISSEDIHAAPGPASDYFPASSPVPSPAPF